In Pelmatolapia mariae isolate MD_Pm_ZW linkage group LG8, Pm_UMD_F_2, whole genome shotgun sequence, one genomic interval encodes:
- the LOC134633604 gene encoding zinc finger protein OZF-like, giving the protein MDEVDYLQQYAADSLPFEEKPEIKPLGLHQLQDADINRADDIQQLVVIKEEAPWDQHYSEHLHIKTEQEELWASQEGEHLNGFEETEITGFPFNILVKSEDDEEKPHFSQLHKSQTKDCTAAEPPSSSLTKWIKIETYGEDGRSLELARKPDPSTHLQTNIVKGASDSSETEVSDEDWQGPLSDSGPETEDSENGKLESGVPSEAGHNTPKKNFSCSACGKHFVYKQSLKRHIRRNSENGSSGCLDNMKCFKRKQSIDSHIKIYTGEKPFGCGFCGKRVKYLYNLKSHMRVHTGEKLFGCDICGKRFTHHQNLKTHVTIHSGEKPFVCDICGKRARHQNNLKIHMIAHTGEKPFGCDDCGKRFKRKTHLTTHMTVHTAEKPFGCDVCGKRFNRKSHLRTHMIVHTGEKPYGCDVCGKKFNRKTHLESHITVHTGEKPFGCAICDQGFTQQGSLNRHMRFHLG; this is encoded by the coding sequence ATATTCAGCAACTTGTGGTGATCAAAGAAGAGGCTCCATGGGACCAGCATTACTCGGAACACCTCCACATAAAGACGGAGCAGGAGGAACTGTGGGCCAGTCAGGAGGGAGAGCATCTTAATGGGTTCGAGGAGACTGAAATCACCGGGTTTCCATTCAATATTCTAGTAAAGAGTGAAGATGATGAAGAGAAACCTCATTTTTCACAGCTTCATAAAAGCCAAACTAAAGACTGCACGGCGGCTGAGCCTCCAAGCAGCAGCTTGACTAAATGGATTAAGATAGAAACTTACGGAGAGGACGGTAGATCACTAGAACTAGCCAGGAAACCTGATCCCAGTACTCATTTACAAACAAATATTGTTAAAGGGGCTTCTGACTCTTCAGAGACGGAGGTCAGTGATGAGGATTGGCAGGGCCCGTTGTCAGATTCTGGACCTGAAACTGAAGACAGTGAAAATGGAAAGCTCGAGTCGGGCGTTCCTAGTGAGGCGGGACATAACACTCCGAAAAAAAACTTTAGCTGCTCTGCGTGCGGTAAACATTTTGTCTACAAGCAGTCTCTTAAGAGACACATCAGACGTAATTCAGAAAATGGTTCTTCCGGCTGTTTGGATAACATGAAATGTTTTAAACGGAAGCAAAGCATAGACTCGCACATCAAAATTTACACGGGAGAGAAACCGTTTGGCTGTGGGTTCTGTGGCAAAAGAGTTAAGTACCTGTACAATCTTAAATCACACATGAGGGTCCACACGGGAGAAAAATTATTTGGCTGcgacatttgtggaaaaaggTTTACGCATCACCAGAATCTGAAGACACATGTGACAATCCATTCAGGGGAGAAACCGTTTGTGTGTGATATTTGTGGCAAAAGAGCAAGGCATCAGAATAATCTAAAGATACACATGATAGCCCACACAGGAGAAAAACCGTTTGGGTGCGACGACTGCGGTAAAAGATTTAAACGGAAGACTCATCTGACGACGCACATGACTGTCCACACGGCAGAAAAGCCATTTGGCTGCGACGTGTGTGGCAAAAGATTTAACCGCAAATCCCACCTTAGGACGCACATGATTGTTCACACGGGGGAGAAACCGTACGGTTGCGATGTTTGCGGCAAGAAATTTAACCGAAAAACGCACCTGGAGTCTCACATCACGgttcacacaggagagaaaccatttgGTTGCGCTATTTGTGATCAAGGATTTACCCAGCAGGGAAGTTTAAATCGACACATGAGATTTCACTTGGGGTAG